A single window of Periplaneta americana isolate PAMFEO1 chromosome 14, P.americana_PAMFEO1_priV1, whole genome shotgun sequence DNA harbors:
- the Aven gene encoding neurofilament heavy polypeptide isoform X1, with the protein MSLIIPCHTLDANYCGSLIHCSNHKMGKDRRKKDVNRKQATSDTVGSEPKTQREPRNRASHDRREREGARNVENSVKDKVVENLPPPQPLPKEELPDTKELFANLKRETDDIKALSAKKTPSRQIFSSWTSYNKQLPDPTQDVEMQGADFTHLLHAPMSVGGHFQFKSEKTWDTNVAALSGELFSLNADLLAAGLATIPLYEKMNVPISLFTTSEIEDMNYHAKQSQTRYDSTKKNMAGQYNKKRSIMRIQEILSLKEASPVASEQESADKNSEALSFDIEGPQVQDEVPEAEVPKENPASVDPVKESPVISSHDDSKASAVETKSPAGLPRKEVTPVREVPATVNGSNPYKQNSVGTKFAADLPKEDSTTVASVKEVRDVVNKPNRKSTASKKSAVNKIPAKQTEVDSNLNPTARPFTGAEVTPSVAKSEVEHVQISAGNIKTESKIDPRAGTTSKTEAVSSSEEVEKAPQAEGSEEQDLQEPAAPLGQRSGRQKPKGQAAAVQEVKVKGKKPAKVDDDLDFLLGLKKPVRATHTPIAQSVQVTKPTIEDDEASSPQISLVGAQKQTEDLEDWLDSMLDD; encoded by the exons ATGTCTTTAATAATTCCCTGCCATACTCTTGATGCAAATTATTGTGGATCATTAATCCATTGTTCA AATCACAAAATGGGCAAAGACAGGAGAAAGAAAGATGTGAATCGCAAACAGGCAACTTCTGATACTGTTGGGTCAGAACCGAAAACACAACGAGAACCACGAAACAGGGCGTCACATGACCGCAGAGAAAGGGAAGGCGCTAGGAATGTTGAAAATTCAGTTAAGGATAAAGTGGTGGAGAATCTACCTCCCCCACAACCTCTTCCGAAAGAAG AACTACCAGACACTAAAGAGTTGTTTGCTAACCTGAAGAGAGAAACTGATGATATCAAAGCTTTAAGTGCAAAGAAAACTCCAAGCCGACAGATCTTCAGTAGTTGGACGAGCTACAACAAACAATTACCAGATCCAACTCAAGATGTTGAGATGCAAGGTGCTGACTTCACACATCTCTTGCATGCTCCGATGTCTG ttggTGGACATTTTCAGTTCAAGTCTGAGAAAACGTGGGATACCAATGTTGCAGCTTTGTCAGGAGAGCTGTTTTCCCTGAACGCTGACTTATTGGCAGCTGGCTTGGCAACTATCCCTCTATATGAAAAGATGAATGTTCCAATATCTTTATTTACT acAAGTGAAATCGAAGACATGAATTATCACGCAAAACAATCTCAAACAAGATACGACAGCACGAAAAAGAATATGGCAGGACAGTATAATAAAAAACGAAGTATAATGCGTATACAAGAAATATTGAGTTTGAAAGAGGCGAGCCCAGTGGCTTCAGAACAAGAGTCTGCAGATAAGAACTCTGAGGCACTGAGCTTCGACATTGAAGGGCCACAGGTTCAGGATGAAGTTCCGGAAGCTGAAGTGCCGAAGGAAAACCCTGCATCAGTAGATCCTGTAAAAGAATCTCCAGTTATCAGTAGTCATGATGATAGTAAAGCAAGTGCAGTAGAAACAAAATCTCCAGCAGGTCTTCCAAGGAAAGAAGTAACCCCTGTGAGAGAAGTTCCTGCTACTGTAAATGGATCCAATCCTTATAAACAAAATTCAGTAGGAACAAAATTTGCAGCAGATTTGCCAAAGGAAGACTCTACAACAGTGGCTTCTGTGAAAGAAGTTCGAGATGTTGTCAACAAACCAAATCGTAAATCAACCGCATCAAAGAAATCTGCTGTGAATAAGATTCCTGCAAAGCAAACGGAGGTAGATAGTAACCTCAACCCCACAGCACGTCCATTTACAGGTGCTGAAGTTACACCCAGTGTTGCAAAGTCTGAAGTAGAACATGTGCAGATTTCTGCAGGAAACATTAAAACTGAATCAAAAATAGATCCTAGAGCTGGCACCACTTCCAAAACCGAAGCTGTTAGCTCatctgaagaagtggaaaaagccCCTCAGGCTGAGGGAAGTGAAGAGCAAGATTTGCAGGAACCAGCAGCTCCCTTAGGCCAGAGGTCGGGCAGGCAAAAACCAAAAGGCCAAGCTGCGGCTGTGCAGGAGGTGAAAGTGAAAGGGAAGAAACCTGCGAAAGTAGACGATGATTTGGACTTCCTGTTAGGATTGAAGAAGCCTGTTAGAGCCACCCATACACCAATCGCACAGTCTGTACAAGTCACAAAACCAACCATTGAAGACG ATGAAGCTAGTTCGCCTCAGATTTCATTGGTTGGCGCACAGAAGCAGACTGAGGACCTTGAAGACTGGTTGGATTCGATGCTGGATGATTGA
- the LOC138713881 gene encoding probable dimethyladenosine transferase — MPKVKTEKKSRQHAAVAKQGILFNKDFGQHILKNPLVIQSMVEKSALRPTDVALEIGPGTGNMTMKLLEKTKRVVACEIDPRLVAELQKRVQSTPYQSKLQIMIGDVLKTDLPFFDVCVANIPYQISSPLVFKLLLHRPFFRCAVLMFQREFAQRLVAKPGDKLYCRLSINTQLLARVDIIMKVGKNNFRPPPKVESSVVRLEPRNPPPPINFKEWDGLTRIAFVRKNKTLSAAFKQTAVITALEKNYRIHCSLNNIKIPDDFDMKQKTDSILQSCKSESMRARTMDIDDFMVLLHAFNVEGIHFS, encoded by the exons atgccgaaagtgaaaaCTGAAAAGAAATCGCGACAACATGCAGCTGTTGCCAAACAGg GGATTCTATTCAACAAGGATTTCGGACAACACATTTTGAAGAATCCTCTTGTTATCCAGAGCATGGTGGAGAAATCTGCATTAAGACCTACAGATGTTGCTTTAGAGATTGGTCCAGGAACAGGAAACATGACCATGAAATTACTAGAAAAGACGAAGAGAGTTGTGGCATGTGAAATTGACCCCAGATTAGTAGCGGAATTGCAGAAACGAGTGCAAAGCACTCCTTACCAGTCAAAGTTGCAGATTATGATCGGTGACGTTTTGAAAACAGACTTGCCTTTCTTCGACGTTTGTGTTGCTAATATCCCGTACCAGATCTCATCACCTTTAGTGTTTAAACTGCTGCTTCACAGGCCTTTTTTCAGATGTGCAGTTCTCATGTTCCAAAGGGAGTTTGCTCAGAGACTAGTTGCAAAACCGGGTGATAAACTATACTGCAGGTTGTCAATTAATACACAGCTCCTTGCCAGAGTGGATATAATTATGAAG GTTGGCAAGAACAATTTCCGACCACCCCCTAAAGTGGAATCTAGTGTAGTTCGACTGGAACCAAGGAATCCACCACCACCAATCAATTTCAAGGAGTGGGATGGTCTTACAAGGATAGCTTTTGTTCGCAAGAACAAGACATTGAGTGCGGCTTTCAAGCAGACCGCAGTCATTACGGCCCTGGAGAAGAACTATCGCATCCACTGCTCGCTCAACAACATT AAAATCCCAGACGATTTTGACATGAAACAGAAAACTGACAGCATTTTGCAGTCTTGCAAATCTGAATCAATGAGAGCCAGAACTATGGATATTGATGACTTTATGGT cctCCTCCATGCATTCAATGTGGAAGGAATACATTTCTCGTAG
- the Aven gene encoding muscle M-line assembly protein unc-89 isoform X2 encodes MGKDRRKKDVNRKQATSDTVGSEPKTQREPRNRASHDRREREGARNVENSVKDKVVENLPPPQPLPKEELPDTKELFANLKRETDDIKALSAKKTPSRQIFSSWTSYNKQLPDPTQDVEMQGADFTHLLHAPMSVGGHFQFKSEKTWDTNVAALSGELFSLNADLLAAGLATIPLYEKMNVPISLFTTSEIEDMNYHAKQSQTRYDSTKKNMAGQYNKKRSIMRIQEILSLKEASPVASEQESADKNSEALSFDIEGPQVQDEVPEAEVPKENPASVDPVKESPVISSHDDSKASAVETKSPAGLPRKEVTPVREVPATVNGSNPYKQNSVGTKFAADLPKEDSTTVASVKEVRDVVNKPNRKSTASKKSAVNKIPAKQTEVDSNLNPTARPFTGAEVTPSVAKSEVEHVQISAGNIKTESKIDPRAGTTSKTEAVSSSEEVEKAPQAEGSEEQDLQEPAAPLGQRSGRQKPKGQAAAVQEVKVKGKKPAKVDDDLDFLLGLKKPVRATHTPIAQSVQVTKPTIEDDEASSPQISLVGAQKQTEDLEDWLDSMLDD; translated from the exons ATGGGCAAAGACAGGAGAAAGAAAGATGTGAATCGCAAACAGGCAACTTCTGATACTGTTGGGTCAGAACCGAAAACACAACGAGAACCACGAAACAGGGCGTCACATGACCGCAGAGAAAGGGAAGGCGCTAGGAATGTTGAAAATTCAGTTAAGGATAAAGTGGTGGAGAATCTACCTCCCCCACAACCTCTTCCGAAAGAAG AACTACCAGACACTAAAGAGTTGTTTGCTAACCTGAAGAGAGAAACTGATGATATCAAAGCTTTAAGTGCAAAGAAAACTCCAAGCCGACAGATCTTCAGTAGTTGGACGAGCTACAACAAACAATTACCAGATCCAACTCAAGATGTTGAGATGCAAGGTGCTGACTTCACACATCTCTTGCATGCTCCGATGTCTG ttggTGGACATTTTCAGTTCAAGTCTGAGAAAACGTGGGATACCAATGTTGCAGCTTTGTCAGGAGAGCTGTTTTCCCTGAACGCTGACTTATTGGCAGCTGGCTTGGCAACTATCCCTCTATATGAAAAGATGAATGTTCCAATATCTTTATTTACT acAAGTGAAATCGAAGACATGAATTATCACGCAAAACAATCTCAAACAAGATACGACAGCACGAAAAAGAATATGGCAGGACAGTATAATAAAAAACGAAGTATAATGCGTATACAAGAAATATTGAGTTTGAAAGAGGCGAGCCCAGTGGCTTCAGAACAAGAGTCTGCAGATAAGAACTCTGAGGCACTGAGCTTCGACATTGAAGGGCCACAGGTTCAGGATGAAGTTCCGGAAGCTGAAGTGCCGAAGGAAAACCCTGCATCAGTAGATCCTGTAAAAGAATCTCCAGTTATCAGTAGTCATGATGATAGTAAAGCAAGTGCAGTAGAAACAAAATCTCCAGCAGGTCTTCCAAGGAAAGAAGTAACCCCTGTGAGAGAAGTTCCTGCTACTGTAAATGGATCCAATCCTTATAAACAAAATTCAGTAGGAACAAAATTTGCAGCAGATTTGCCAAAGGAAGACTCTACAACAGTGGCTTCTGTGAAAGAAGTTCGAGATGTTGTCAACAAACCAAATCGTAAATCAACCGCATCAAAGAAATCTGCTGTGAATAAGATTCCTGCAAAGCAAACGGAGGTAGATAGTAACCTCAACCCCACAGCACGTCCATTTACAGGTGCTGAAGTTACACCCAGTGTTGCAAAGTCTGAAGTAGAACATGTGCAGATTTCTGCAGGAAACATTAAAACTGAATCAAAAATAGATCCTAGAGCTGGCACCACTTCCAAAACCGAAGCTGTTAGCTCatctgaagaagtggaaaaagccCCTCAGGCTGAGGGAAGTGAAGAGCAAGATTTGCAGGAACCAGCAGCTCCCTTAGGCCAGAGGTCGGGCAGGCAAAAACCAAAAGGCCAAGCTGCGGCTGTGCAGGAGGTGAAAGTGAAAGGGAAGAAACCTGCGAAAGTAGACGATGATTTGGACTTCCTGTTAGGATTGAAGAAGCCTGTTAGAGCCACCCATACACCAATCGCACAGTCTGTACAAGTCACAAAACCAACCATTGAAGACG ATGAAGCTAGTTCGCCTCAGATTTCATTGGTTGGCGCACAGAAGCAGACTGAGGACCTTGAAGACTGGTTGGATTCGATGCTGGATGATTGA